One genomic window of Terriglobales bacterium includes the following:
- a CDS encoding mannonate dehydratase, producing MNRRSFFINSAAYALSAAVRPSFAASNLGSRTSQSSTRRKANLKLGTQHGDSDDILKVMAAFGVNHICGFPPELEKGGDWSVEALTRKREHIESYGIKADALRLIHPSYVSKSEIRYVMMGKSPERDREIDAVCEKMRNAARAGFPMLTYNLTMLGVVRTESTPGRGGGTYSTFKYEEAADRDQLTEAGRVSAEESWERIDYFLKRVMPVAEEYKVRMACHPEDPAMPEPAGYRGVHRVLSTVDGLKKFISLNPSPYHGLNFCQGTVSESLKNPREEIYDAIRYFGTRGKIFNVHFRNIKGGFLNFQETFPDNGDVNFLRAIRTYEEVGYGGMLMPDHVPKIDGDQDGRQAFAYCFGYIQALIQMVNEEG from the coding sequence ATGAATCGCAGAAGCTTCTTCATTAACTCGGCTGCCTATGCCCTATCAGCGGCAGTGAGACCTTCGTTCGCTGCGTCGAATCTCGGCTCGAGAACTTCTCAGAGTTCCACTCGGCGAAAAGCAAATCTCAAGCTGGGGACACAACACGGTGACAGCGACGACATCCTGAAGGTGATGGCCGCCTTTGGCGTGAATCACATCTGCGGGTTTCCGCCGGAGTTGGAGAAAGGCGGCGACTGGTCGGTTGAGGCGCTTACTCGAAAGCGCGAGCACATCGAGTCCTATGGCATAAAAGCCGACGCGCTGCGCTTGATTCACCCCAGCTATGTTTCAAAGTCAGAGATCCGGTACGTGATGATGGGCAAGAGTCCGGAACGAGACCGCGAGATCGACGCTGTATGCGAAAAGATGCGCAATGCAGCACGAGCGGGGTTCCCCATGCTCACGTACAACCTTACCATGCTTGGAGTCGTTCGTACGGAATCGACTCCTGGACGCGGTGGCGGAACCTACTCGACATTCAAATATGAAGAAGCCGCAGACCGCGATCAGCTAACCGAGGCAGGCCGCGTGAGCGCGGAAGAATCGTGGGAACGGATCGATTACTTTCTGAAACGCGTTATGCCGGTTGCGGAAGAGTACAAAGTTCGAATGGCCTGCCATCCGGAAGATCCCGCCATGCCGGAGCCCGCGGGATATCGCGGAGTGCATCGTGTGTTGAGCACTGTAGATGGTTTAAAGAAATTTATCTCGCTCAATCCCAGTCCTTACCATGGACTGAATTTCTGTCAGGGCACGGTGAGCGAGAGCCTGAAGAATCCACGTGAAGAGATATACGACGCCATCCGTTATTTCGGTACTCGAGGCAAAATCTTCAACGTTCACTTTCGCAACATCAAAGGCGGCTTCCTAAATTTTCAGGAGACCTTTCCCGACAACGGCGACGTCAATTTCCTTCGTGCGATTCGCACTTACGAGGAAGTCGGCTACGGCGGAATGCTGATGCCCGACCACGTGCCCAAGATCGATGGCGACCAAGATGGACGCCAGGCATTTGCATACTGTTTCGGCTACATTCAAGCGCTGATCCAGATGGTGAATGAGGAAGGATAA